From Homo sapiens chromosome 6, GRCh38.p14 Primary Assembly, the proteins below share one genomic window:
- the IFNGR1 gene encoding interferon gamma receptor 1 isoform X1: MLLKSPENSLLQFQFKYGVPTPTNVTIESYNMNPIVYWEYQIMPQVPVFTVEVKNYGVKNSEWIDACINISHHYCNISDHVGDPSNSLWVRVKARVGQKESAYAKSEEFAVCRDGKIGPPKLDIRKEEKQIMIDIFHPSVFVNGDEQEVDYDPETTCYIRVYNVYVRMNGSEIQYKILTQKEDDCDEIQCQLAIPVSSLNSQYCVSAEGVLHVWGVTTEKSKEVCITIFNSSIKGSLWIPVVAALLLFLVLSLVFICFYIKKINPLKEKSIILPKSLISVVRSATLETKPESKYVSLITSYQPFSLEKEVVCEEPLSPATVPGMHTEDNPGKVEHTEELSSITEVVTTEENIPDVVPGSHLTPIERESSSPLSSNQSEPGSIALNSYHSRNCSESDHSRNGFDTDSSCLESHSSLSDSEFPPNNKGEIKTEGQELITVIKAPTSFGYDKPHVLVDLLVDDSGKESLIGYRPTEDSKEFS; encoded by the exons tgcCTACACCAACTAATGTTACAATTGAATCCTATAACATGAACCCTATCGTATATTGGGAGTACCAGATCATGCCACAGGTCCCTGTTTTTACCGTAGAGGTAAAGAACTATGG tgtTAAGAATTCAGAATGGATTGATGCCTGCATCAATATTTCTCATCATTATTGTAATATTTCTGATCATGTTGGTGATCCATCAAATTCTCTTTGGGTCAGAGTTAAAGCCAGGGTTGGACAAAAAGAATCTGCCTATGCAAAGTCAGAAGAATTTGCTGTATGCCGAGATG gaaAAATTGGACCACCTAAACTGGATATCAGAAAGGAGGAGAAGCAAATCATGATTGACATATTTCACCCTTCAGTTTTTGTAAATGGAGACGAGCAGGAAGTCGATTATGATCCCGAAACTACCTGTTACATTAGGGTGTACAATGTGTATGTGAGAATGAACGGAAGTGAG ATCCAGTATAAAATACTCACGCAGAAGGAAGATGATTGTGACGAGATTCAGTGCCAGTTAGCGATTCCAGTATCCTCACTGAATTCTCAGTACTGTGTTTCAGCAGAAGGAGTCTTACATGTGTGGGGTGTTACAACTGAAAAGTCAAAAGAAGTTTGTATTACCATTTTCAATAGCAGTATAAAAG GTTCTCTTTGGATTCCAGTTGTTGCTGCTTTACTACTCTTTCTAGTGCTTAGCCTGGTATTCATCtgtttttatattaagaaaattaatccatTGAAGGAAAAAAGCATAATATTACCCAAGTCCTTg ATCTCTGTGGTAAGAAGTGCTACTTTAGAGACAAAACCTGAATCAAAATATGTATCACTCATCACGTCATACCAGCCATTTTCCTTAGAAAAGGAGGTGGTCTGTGAAGAGCCGTTGTCTCCAGCAACAGTTCCAGGCATGCATACCGAAGACAATCCAGGAAAAGTGGAACATACAGAAGAACTTTCTAGTATAACAGAAGTGGTGACTACTGAAGAAAATATTCCTGACGTGGTCCCGGGCAGCCATCTGACTccaatagagagagagagttcttCACCTTTAAGTAGTAACCAGTCTGAACCTGGCAGCATCGCTTTAAACTCGTATCACTCCAGAAATTGTTCTGAGAGTGATCACTCCAGAAATGGTTTTGATACTGATTCCAGCTGTCTGGAATCACATAGCTCCTTATCTGACTCAGAATTTCCCCCAAAtaataaaggtgaaataaaaacagaaggacaAGAGCTCATAACCGTAATAAAAGCCCCCACCTCCTTTGGTTATGATAAACCACATGTGCTAGTGGATCTACTTGTGGATGATAGCGGTAAAGAGTCCTTGATTGGTTATAGACCAACAGAAGATTCCAAAGAATTTTCATGA
- the IFNGR1 gene encoding interferon gamma receptor 1 isoform 3 (isoform 3 is encoded by transcript variant 3): MNPIVYWEYQIMPQVPVFTVEVKNYGVKNSEWIDACINISHHYCNISDHVGDPSNSLWVRVKARVGQKESAYAKSEEFAVCRDGKIGPPKLDIRKEEKQIMIDIFHPSVFVNGDEQEVDYDPETTCYIRVYNVYVRMNGSEIQYKILTQKEDDCDEIQCQLAIPVSSLNSQYCVSAEGVLHVWGVTTEKSKEVCITIFNSSIKGSLWIPVVAALLLFLVLSLVFICFYIKKINPLKEKSIILPKSLISVVRSATLETKPESKYVSLITSYQPFSLEKEVVCEEPLSPATVPGMHTEDNPGKVEHTEELSSITEVVTTEENIPDVVPGSHLTPIERESSSPLSSNQSEPGSIALNSYHSRNCSESDHSRNGFDTDSSCLESHSSLSDSEFPPNNKGEIKTEGQELITVIKAPTSFGYDKPHVLVDLLVDDSGKESLIGYRPTEDSKEFS; this comes from the exons ATGAACCCTATCGTATATTGGGAGTACCAGATCATGCCACAGGTCCCTGTTTTTACCGTAGAGGTAAAGAACTATGG tgtTAAGAATTCAGAATGGATTGATGCCTGCATCAATATTTCTCATCATTATTGTAATATTTCTGATCATGTTGGTGATCCATCAAATTCTCTTTGGGTCAGAGTTAAAGCCAGGGTTGGACAAAAAGAATCTGCCTATGCAAAGTCAGAAGAATTTGCTGTATGCCGAGATG gaaAAATTGGACCACCTAAACTGGATATCAGAAAGGAGGAGAAGCAAATCATGATTGACATATTTCACCCTTCAGTTTTTGTAAATGGAGACGAGCAGGAAGTCGATTATGATCCCGAAACTACCTGTTACATTAGGGTGTACAATGTGTATGTGAGAATGAACGGAAGTGAG ATCCAGTATAAAATACTCACGCAGAAGGAAGATGATTGTGACGAGATTCAGTGCCAGTTAGCGATTCCAGTATCCTCACTGAATTCTCAGTACTGTGTTTCAGCAGAAGGAGTCTTACATGTGTGGGGTGTTACAACTGAAAAGTCAAAAGAAGTTTGTATTACCATTTTCAATAGCAGTATAAAAG GTTCTCTTTGGATTCCAGTTGTTGCTGCTTTACTACTCTTTCTAGTGCTTAGCCTGGTATTCATCtgtttttatattaagaaaattaatccatTGAAGGAAAAAAGCATAATATTACCCAAGTCCTTg ATCTCTGTGGTAAGAAGTGCTACTTTAGAGACAAAACCTGAATCAAAATATGTATCACTCATCACGTCATACCAGCCATTTTCCTTAGAAAAGGAGGTGGTCTGTGAAGAGCCGTTGTCTCCAGCAACAGTTCCAGGCATGCATACCGAAGACAATCCAGGAAAAGTGGAACATACAGAAGAACTTTCTAGTATAACAGAAGTGGTGACTACTGAAGAAAATATTCCTGACGTGGTCCCGGGCAGCCATCTGACTccaatagagagagagagttcttCACCTTTAAGTAGTAACCAGTCTGAACCTGGCAGCATCGCTTTAAACTCGTATCACTCCAGAAATTGTTCTGAGAGTGATCACTCCAGAAATGGTTTTGATACTGATTCCAGCTGTCTGGAATCACATAGCTCCTTATCTGACTCAGAATTTCCCCCAAAtaataaaggtgaaataaaaacagaaggacaAGAGCTCATAACCGTAATAAAAGCCCCCACCTCCTTTGGTTATGATAAACCACATGTGCTAGTGGATCTACTTGTGGATGATAGCGGTAAAGAGTCCTTGATTGGTTATAGACCAACAGAAGATTCCAAAGAATTTTCATGA
- the IFNGR1 gene encoding interferon gamma receptor 1 isoform 1 precursor (isoform 1 precursor is encoded by transcript variant 1) has product MALLFLLPLVMQGVSRAEMGTADLGPSSVPTPTNVTIESYNMNPIVYWEYQIMPQVPVFTVEVKNYGVKNSEWIDACINISHHYCNISDHVGDPSNSLWVRVKARVGQKESAYAKSEEFAVCRDGKIGPPKLDIRKEEKQIMIDIFHPSVFVNGDEQEVDYDPETTCYIRVYNVYVRMNGSEIQYKILTQKEDDCDEIQCQLAIPVSSLNSQYCVSAEGVLHVWGVTTEKSKEVCITIFNSSIKGSLWIPVVAALLLFLVLSLVFICFYIKKINPLKEKSIILPKSLISVVRSATLETKPESKYVSLITSYQPFSLEKEVVCEEPLSPATVPGMHTEDNPGKVEHTEELSSITEVVTTEENIPDVVPGSHLTPIERESSSPLSSNQSEPGSIALNSYHSRNCSESDHSRNGFDTDSSCLESHSSLSDSEFPPNNKGEIKTEGQELITVIKAPTSFGYDKPHVLVDLLVDDSGKESLIGYRPTEDSKEFS; this is encoded by the exons tgcCTACACCAACTAATGTTACAATTGAATCCTATAACATGAACCCTATCGTATATTGGGAGTACCAGATCATGCCACAGGTCCCTGTTTTTACCGTAGAGGTAAAGAACTATGG tgtTAAGAATTCAGAATGGATTGATGCCTGCATCAATATTTCTCATCATTATTGTAATATTTCTGATCATGTTGGTGATCCATCAAATTCTCTTTGGGTCAGAGTTAAAGCCAGGGTTGGACAAAAAGAATCTGCCTATGCAAAGTCAGAAGAATTTGCTGTATGCCGAGATG gaaAAATTGGACCACCTAAACTGGATATCAGAAAGGAGGAGAAGCAAATCATGATTGACATATTTCACCCTTCAGTTTTTGTAAATGGAGACGAGCAGGAAGTCGATTATGATCCCGAAACTACCTGTTACATTAGGGTGTACAATGTGTATGTGAGAATGAACGGAAGTGAG ATCCAGTATAAAATACTCACGCAGAAGGAAGATGATTGTGACGAGATTCAGTGCCAGTTAGCGATTCCAGTATCCTCACTGAATTCTCAGTACTGTGTTTCAGCAGAAGGAGTCTTACATGTGTGGGGTGTTACAACTGAAAAGTCAAAAGAAGTTTGTATTACCATTTTCAATAGCAGTATAAAAG GTTCTCTTTGGATTCCAGTTGTTGCTGCTTTACTACTCTTTCTAGTGCTTAGCCTGGTATTCATCtgtttttatattaagaaaattaatccatTGAAGGAAAAAAGCATAATATTACCCAAGTCCTTg ATCTCTGTGGTAAGAAGTGCTACTTTAGAGACAAAACCTGAATCAAAATATGTATCACTCATCACGTCATACCAGCCATTTTCCTTAGAAAAGGAGGTGGTCTGTGAAGAGCCGTTGTCTCCAGCAACAGTTCCAGGCATGCATACCGAAGACAATCCAGGAAAAGTGGAACATACAGAAGAACTTTCTAGTATAACAGAAGTGGTGACTACTGAAGAAAATATTCCTGACGTGGTCCCGGGCAGCCATCTGACTccaatagagagagagagttcttCACCTTTAAGTAGTAACCAGTCTGAACCTGGCAGCATCGCTTTAAACTCGTATCACTCCAGAAATTGTTCTGAGAGTGATCACTCCAGAAATGGTTTTGATACTGATTCCAGCTGTCTGGAATCACATAGCTCCTTATCTGACTCAGAATTTCCCCCAAAtaataaaggtgaaataaaaacagaaggacaAGAGCTCATAACCGTAATAAAAGCCCCCACCTCCTTTGGTTATGATAAACCACATGTGCTAGTGGATCTACTTGTGGATGATAGCGGTAAAGAGTCCTTGATTGGTTATAGACCAACAGAAGATTCCAAAGAATTTTCATGA